In Sander vitreus isolate 19-12246 chromosome 12, sanVit1, whole genome shotgun sequence, the following proteins share a genomic window:
- the abcb8 gene encoding mitochondrial potassium channel ATP-binding subunit, producing the protein MFQLLCCRASITAPVRSLSLYPRCNKTADIWKLSRWYTSPRSPAYSSSQQPGNAVSRIWSLTQRAVRHSTTRTPKPKGLALKFILGPTVLTVYARLFCHAARCEADVNNNTLVELVAKNPVPEFKWHILWEFVKPQLFALIGAVVLAFGAAILNIQIPLILGDLVNVVARYLREQTGNYFNEMRGPALKLLGLYGIQGLVTSGYIILLSRVGERVAADMRKTLFASLLRQDVAFFDANKTGQLVNRLTADIQEFKSSFKLVISQGLRSITQTVGCFVSLYIISPKLTGLTVVVLPCLVGAGALFGSFLRKLSRLAQDQVAKATGVADEALGNVRTVKAFAMEERELQLYAYEVDKSCEMNENLGVGIAVFQGMSNIALNCIVLGTIFAGGTLMSSNEMSPGDLMSFLVASQTVQRSLASISILFGQMVRGLSSGARVFEYLALVPTIPLSGGGRIPSNSLTGRVDFMNISFSYPTRPGHQILTKFNLTLPPSKTVAIVGESGGGKSTVASLLERFYDPTSGVVMLDGLDIRTLDLSWLRGQVIGFINQEPVLFGSSIMDNIRFGKPEATDAEVINAAKQANAHLFITGFPDGYNTVVGERGATLSGGQKQRIAIARALIKNPCILVLDEATSALDAESERVVQEALDRATSGRTVLIIAHRLSTIQGADLICVMSNGRIVEAGTHMELLSKGGLYSELIRRQRAEGQK; encoded by the exons ATGTTTCAGTTACTCTGCTGTAGAGCGAGCATCACTGCTCCGGTGCGGTCATTGTCGTTATACCCGCGATGCAATAAAACAGCAGATATATGGAAACTTTCACG GTGGTACACATCTCCACGATCTCCAGCATACAGCTCCTCACAGCAGCCTGGAAATGCCGTCAGTCGTATTTGGAGCCTCACTCAGAGAGCTGTCCGCCACTCCACAACCCGAACACCCAAACCAAAAGGATTGGCCCTGAAGTTCATCCTGGGACCCACAGTACTCACTGTCTATGCACGGCTGTTCTGCCATGCAGCTCGCTGCGAGGCAGATGTGAATAACAACACCCTGGTGGAACTTGTAGCCAAAAACCCTGTCCCTGAGTTCAAATGGCATATCCTGTGGGAATTTGTCAAACCTCAGCTGTTTGCTCTTATTGGTGCTGTTGTG CTTGCTTTTGGTGCAGCTATCTTGAATATCCAAATCCCCTTGATTCTTGGGGATCTGGTGAATGTTGTGGCACGTTACCTGAGAGAACAGACTGGGAATTATTTCAATGAGATGAGAGGTCCTGCACTGAAACTACTTGGACTGTATGGCATCCAA GGCCTGGTGACAAGTGGCTACATCATTCTGCTTTCAAGGGTGGGGGAGAGAGTGGCAGCAGACATGAGGAAGACCCTTTTTGCATCCTTACTGAG GCAAGATGTGGCTTTCTTTGATGCCAATAAAACTGGGCAGCTGGTGAACCGTTTGACTGCTGACATTCAGGAATTCAAGTCATCCTTTAAATTAGTCATCTCTCAG GGTCTGCGGAGTATTACACAGACAGTTGGATGTTTCGTCTCTCTCTACATCATCTCCCCCAAACTCACAGGTTTGACGGTAGTTGTCCTCCCCTGTCTGGTGGGAGCAGGGGCTCTCTTTGGCTCATTCCTCCGCAAACTATCCCGTTTGGCTCAGGACCAG GTGGCAAAAGCAACAGGTGTGGCAGATGAGGCACTTGGCAATGTGCGGACAGTAAAAGCTTTTGCGATGGAGGAGCGGGAACTCCA GTTATATGCATATGAAGTTGACAAATcatgtgaaatgaatgaaaatcttGGTGTTGGAATTGCAGTTTTCCAAGGAATGTCAAACATTGCCCTGAACT GCATTGTCCTAGGAACTATTTTTGCTGGAGGGACTTTAATGTCTAGCAATGAAATGTCCCCTGGAGACCTCATGTCTTTCCTGGTTGCTTCTCAGACTGTTCAGAG GTCATTGGCCAGTATCTCTATCCTTTTTGGACAG ATGGTTAGAGGATTAAGCTCTGGGGCCCGGGTCTTTGAATACCTAGCTTTGGTGCCTACCattcctctgtctggaggaggacGCATCCCATCCAATTCTCTGACAGGAAGAGTGGATTTTATGAACATTTCATTCAG CTATCCAACAAGACCTGGCCATCAGATCTTGACGAAGTTCAACTTAACGCTGCCACCTAGTAAAACTGTTGCCATTGTCGGAGAATCTGGAGGAG GAAAGTCCACTGTGGCATCCTTACTGGAGCGTTTCTACGACCCAACCAGCGGCGTAGTAATGCTGGACGGACTTGACATTCGAACACTTGATCTGTCCTGGCTCAGGGGACAAGTCATTGGATTCATCAATCAG GAGCCAGTTTTGTTCGGATCATCTATCATGGACAACATCCGCTTTGGGAAGCCTGAGGCCAcagatgctgaggtcattaacGCAGCCAAGCAAGCCAATGCTCACCTCTTCATTACAGGTTTCCCAGACGGCTATAACACTGTGGTTG GTGAGCGAGGTGCGACGttatcaggtggccagaaacaacGCATTGCCATCGCCCGTGCCTTGATCAAGAACCCCTGCATCCTGGTGCTGGATGAAGCCACCAGCGCCCTGGATGCAGAATCAGAGCGAGTGGTGCAGGAGGCTCTGGACAGGGCCACAAGTGGTCGCACTGTGCTTATCATCGCCCACCGGCTGAGCACCATTCAAGGAGCTGACCTCATCTGTGTCATGAGCAATGGCCGCATTGTAGAG GCTGGGACTCACATGGAACTGCTGAGCAAAGGAGGACTTTACTCTGAGCTGATCCGCAGGCAAAGAGCTGAGGGGCAGAAATGA
- the atg9b gene encoding autophagy-related protein 9B, whose amino-acid sequence MANFEAYQQYQRIEDFEEDSPPGEEDLLVHVPEGLKDSWHHIKNLDNFFKRIYHFHQKNGFACMMMSEFFELVQLLFVVTFTTFLVNCVEYDILFANRAVNHTGPGHNPLDRNKVTLPDAILPSQQCTQRIQENSWIIFLLIMAAIFWIYRLVKVFCNVLSYWEIRQFYIKALKIRMDELCNFTWQEVQDRLISLQREQQMCIHKKELTELDIYHRILRFKNYMVAMINKSLLPVQLQLPLLGNVVFLTQGLKYNFELILFWGPGSLFQNKWNLHPKYKRNGNRLELAQQLSRVILLMGLANLLLCPFILVWQVLYAFFSYTEVIRREPGSLGARRWSLYGRLYLRHFNELDHELHGRLGRGYKPTSKYMNSFTSPVLTVLAKNIAFFSGSILAVLIALTVYDEDVLTVQHILTAITVLGVVITIARSFIPDEHMVWCPEQLLQCMLAHIHYMPDHWRGNANKSETRDEVAQLFQYKAVFILEELLSPVVTPFILIFHLRNKSLEIIDFFRNFTVEVVGVGDICSFAQMDIRRHGNPTWLSEGQTEASIYQQAENGKTELSLMHFTIKNPRWQPPQESSVFISHLKEKVQHDAQGGPSTQLLLSEAPLCTSLQSNESGTVPDNLLAGVLAHSNLTASGLQGRDHRFIPPSTAASAAASVLASLSTSQLAHTSRGRSHGLLHSSVPLESTMYRSDRTMIDSMSNSDSCTRSNTLLSEFASAEMSLHAIYMHELHQQSSHPQRTSGQWQNPVPMRDLHTNTGFQAHSGLGSSISMPTTVHLGGWQDKEEEENEDDQEINSGSAPKQGTGSSC is encoded by the exons ATGGCCAACTTTGAAGCTTACCAGCAGTATCAGAGAATTGAGGACTTTGAGGAGGACTCACCACCAGGGGAGGAGGATTTACTGGTTCATGTGCCTGAAGGCCTGAAAG ACTCATGGCACCATATCAAGAACCTGGATAACTTCTTCAAAAGG ATCTATCATTTCCATCAAAAGAATGGCTTCGCTTGTATGATGATGTCAGAGTTCTTTGAACTTGT TcaattgttgtttgttgtcacgTTCACGACGTTCCTTGTCAACTGTGTGGAGTATGACATCCTGTTTGCCAATCGAGCGGTCAACCACACTGGGCCGGGCCATAACCCCTTGGACAGGAACAAGGTCACTCTTCCAGATGCCATCCTGCCTAGTCAGCAGTGTACTCAGAG GATTCAAGAGAACAGTTGGATTATATTCCTTCTCATCATGGCAGCCATCTTCTGGATTTATCGACTTGTTAAAGTATTTTGCAATGTTCTGAGCTACTGGGAGATAAGGCAGTTCTACATCAAAGCACTGAAGATCAGAATG GATGAACTTTGCAACTTCACATGGCAGGAAGTCCAGGACCGGCTCATCAGCCTGCAACGAGAACAGCAAATGTGCATACACAAGAAAGAGCTGACAGAACTTGACATCTATCACCGCATCCTTCGATTCAAGAACTACATGGTGGCCATGATAAACAAATCACTGCTGCCAGTGCAACTGCAACTCCCCCTACTGGGCAATGTGGTGTTCCTCACGCAGGGCCTCAAGTACAACTTTGAGCTTATCCTCTTCTGGGGTCCTGGCTCCCTGTTTCAGAATAAGTGGAACCTGCATCCCAAGTACAAGCGGAATGGAAACCGCCTAGAGCTCGCACAGCAGCTTAGTAGAGTCATCCTGCTGATGGGGTTGGCCAATTTGCTGCTATGTCCCTTCATCCTGGTGTGGCAGGTGCTCTACGCTTTCTTTAGCTATACAGAAGTCATTCGCAGAGAACCTGGAAGCCTGGGCGCACGACGCTGGTCCCTGTATGGTCGTTTATACCTGCGACACTTCAATGAGCTGGACCATGAGCTGCATGGACGTTTAGGCCGTGGCTACAAACCCACTTCCAAATACATGAACTCTTTTACATCACCAGTGCTGACTGTGCTGGCTAAGAACATTGCCTTCTTCTCAGGCTCAATTTTGGCTGTGCTCATTGCACTGACAGTCTATGATGAGGATGTTCTGACAGTGCAGCACATTCTGACTGCCATCACTGTGCTGGGAGTGGTTATTACTATCGCCAG GTCCTTCATCCCAGATGAGCATATGGTGTGGTGTCCAGAACAGCTGCTGCAGTGCATGCTGGCACACATTCACTACATGCCAGACCACTGGAGGGGCAATGCTAACAAGAGCGAGACCCGTGACGAGGTGGCGCAGCTGTTCCAGTACAAAGCA GTGTTCATTTTGGAGGAGTTGCTCAGTCCTGTTGTCACACCCTTCATTCTCATCTTCCACCTGAGGAATAAGTCTCTAGAGATCATTGACTTCTTCAGGAACTTCACTGTGGAGGTGGTTGGAGTTGGAGACATCTGTTCCTTTGCGCAGATGGACATCAGACGCCATGGAAACCCAACA TGGCTGTCAGAGGGCCAGACGGAGGCCTCCATATACCAAcaagctgaaaatggcaagacAGAGTTGTCTCTTATGCATTTCACCATTAAGAACCCACGCTGGCAGCCACCTCAGGAGAGCTCTGTGTTTATCAGCCATCTGAAGGAAAAAGTGCAGCATGATGCACAGGGTGGCCCCTCCACCCAGCTGCTACTCTCTGAAGCTCCTCTCTGCACCTCACTGCAGTCCAATGAGTCTGGCACTGTG ccTGATAATCTGTTGGCCGGTGTTCTGGCTCACTCCAATCTAACTGCATCTGGATTACAAGGGCGAGACCATCGCTTCATCCCACCGAGCACCGCTGCTTCTGCCGCTGCCAGTGTCCTGGCCTCTTTGTCCACCTCCCAGCTCGCACATACCAGCCGTGGCCGCTCACATGGCCTCCTGCACTCATCCGTCCCCCTCGAGAGCACCATGTACCGCAGCGATCGCACCATGATTGACAG TATGTCTAACAGTGACTCTTGCACCCGGAGCAATACACTGCTCTCAGAGTTTGCCTCAGCAGAGATGAGTCTCCATGCCATCTACATGCATGAG CTCCACCAGCAGAGCTCCCACCCACAGAGGACTTCGGGACAGTGGCAGAACCCAGTGCCAATGAGAgatctacacacaaacactg GTTTCCAGGCACATAGTGGCCTTGGCTCCAGCATTTCAATGCCCACCACTGTCCACCTTGGTGGCTGGCAAGataaggaagaagaggagaatgaAGATGATCAGGAGATTAACAGTGGGTCTGCTCCAAAACAGGGCACTGGGAGTAGTTGTTGA